One genomic window of Helicobacter canis includes the following:
- a CDS encoding S6 family peptidase, translating to MKVKVLCVSLVVAQWAWAMNVDKANFYTRDYLDFGQNLGQFTPGAKNLTIIRKDGVVVDLPDLPFPDFSKFNGSNKTSVGGAYTASAKHIVHPNNRPQVLDPNIRIGDSSYADKSITTYANDSAYTRVNKFIVEGGYKVISFNELKKNAANYMTRYKDDDRIVIYRSGEGIMSFQHWDGSPNAQEMVRTGVRAGNLFYVKPSDIGGNQLVVRPNGNHYGPIKGVINSGDSGSPIFVFNKTTQEWELVGTTHGGTPRGQKVANTFWAITDPSRLDNFKKQFEIARVANGAYENTKDKDSVYTDSGAIVINSEVDQGIGGIILRGGGKTLSITGGGSFSGAGIDIDERDSKVIWDIGVKGDLHKIGRGELEVTKATNGNLRMGQGRVVLKAQNSFNSVYLGNAEGELIFEADNAVKDFNISFSKSGGTLNLNGFNATMSGVKAYNASAFITNKNEEKLSTLTLNNANKTMIHAHISGNTAIKAQAASNASANNNAENRAIIFDGGFAIKELGGSGQHIVLQGKPVPHATWKEGCKEPAFLGICEEGHYINKYDRPKAQQMGQGHKVVNQTVFFNQPDWLQREYRGHISLDSGSKLFIEKNADVKANITLDNSTLEFNSKMLYIDNNDSKSLNQSIQNQTLGNGNPKDTITYKGDIIAKNSSKIESKNGIKSFEASVYLDKSTFDAKQDDIKLLAGGLTLLNGSTFSAKSLKVEGIESLIWIDKDSSLSASSITITNSPFTALYTAKEDFSKSNATTPTAKSADSSSTAQANPTITATNSTLYIAKDSKIPSISLQSNSKVWFEYMSDSTSLSKINFASNGGSNTIMAQTLHHAQGQNMAWKNGNGTSGSSSAIASLSITDMLHLSNVGDTSGTNNGNGSTSSANTSDDNRFLALDLPNTTLHFASNARVWVEFAKTHDELFTDTTLNHDGSKLYPMLKAKKLETQGDLIVGFAGQTSRSTRQAVATHTSTGIDISFTDINQVDPSKILADISKTLPSIKDIDSRQKILLDSLLQAQRDHQLVLDAAFNKHSIAAATQLLQGIQKIDSNAKQIAKNVSQDANLALINEQHNIITNRISTLRLSRKDAPLSQAIRLASLKSDVPDKSLTRAALSEPLRNNVWANAGGGYLNGAGGSASSGYLAYTSTNMGYDRSFGSGEKSWVAGGLLSFGASFGSNSVYSENAMNYGAGLYTAMKLWANELQLDMSYVASLSQKSAQNISKIESLNHSVGVNAVYKYAFEIGRSNAIKPVLGLEYVANMMGGYTLDLLRVNDYTYYALSGLAGLEYAYTNKSFFFSIRGAGKKAFARAGDVQVGIDGANRFVGYGLQSDEMIYKLDWTGDYKVGALTLGAAANLQATMSGRVGVSGLVKIEYRF from the coding sequence ATGAAAGTAAAAGTGCTATGTGTCTCGCTGGTGGTGGCGCAGTGGGCTTGGGCGATGAATGTGGATAAAGCTAACTTTTATACGCGCGACTACCTAGACTTTGGGCAGAATCTGGGGCAATTTACTCCGGGAGCGAAAAATCTCACAATCATTAGAAAAGATGGCGTAGTAGTTGATCTGCCCGATCTGCCTTTTCCGGACTTTTCTAAATTTAATGGATCTAATAAGACTTCAGTCGGTGGGGCTTATACGGCTTCAGCAAAGCATATCGTGCATCCAAACAACAGACCACAAGTGCTAGACCCAAATATTAGAATCGGCGATTCATCGTATGCTGATAAAAGCATTACAACATACGCAAATGACTCGGCATATACAAGAGTCAATAAATTTATCGTAGAGGGAGGATATAAAGTTATAAGTTTTAATGAGTTGAAAAAAAATGCAGCAAATTATATGACTCGCTATAAAGATGATGATCGCATTGTCATTTATAGAAGTGGCGAAGGGATTATGAGTTTCCAGCATTGGGATGGTAGCCCAAATGCTCAAGAGATGGTAAGGACAGGAGTTAGAGCGGGAAATTTATTTTATGTCAAGCCAAGCGATATTGGTGGCAATCAACTAGTGGTAAGACCAAATGGCAATCATTATGGACCTATTAAGGGCGTGATTAACTCAGGCGATAGTGGGAGCCCGATTTTTGTCTTTAATAAAACAACGCAAGAATGGGAGCTTGTAGGGACTACTCACGGCGGGACACCAAGGGGACAAAAAGTCGCAAACACTTTTTGGGCTATTACTGATCCTAGTCGGCTTGATAATTTTAAAAAACAATTTGAAATAGCAAGGGTCGCAAATGGTGCGTATGAGAATACAAAAGATAAAGATAGCGTATATACTGATAGTGGGGCAATAGTTATCAATAGCGAAGTAGATCAAGGCATAGGGGGAATAATCTTAAGGGGGGGGGGTAAAACGCTTAGCATTACAGGCGGAGGCTCTTTTAGCGGAGCGGGGATAGATATAGATGAGAGAGATTCTAAAGTGATATGGGATATAGGGGTAAAAGGTGATTTACATAAAATCGGCAGGGGCGAGCTAGAAGTTACTAAAGCGACAAATGGCAATCTGCGTATGGGGCAGGGGAGAGTGGTGCTAAAAGCACAAAATAGCTTTAATAGCGTATATTTGGGAAATGCAGAGGGCGAGCTCATCTTTGAAGCAGATAATGCGGTAAAGGACTTTAATATCAGCTTTAGCAAAAGTGGAGGCACACTCAATCTCAATGGCTTTAATGCCACGATGAGTGGGGTTAAGGCATATAATGCGAGTGCTTTTATCACTAATAAAAATGAAGAAAAGCTCTCCACACTCACGCTCAATAATGCTAATAAAACAATGATACACGCCCATATCAGTGGCAATACCGCTATAAAAGCACAGGCTGCTAGCAATGCAAGTGCGAACAATAACGCTGAAAATAGAGCGATCATCTTTGATGGGGGCTTTGCTATAAAAGAGCTAGGCGGGAGCGGTCAGCATATCGTTTTGCAGGGCAAGCCTGTGCCACACGCGACTTGGAAGGAAGGCTGCAAAGAACCTGCATTTTTGGGTATTTGTGAAGAGGGGCATTATATCAATAAATACGATAGACCAAAAGCTCAACAAATGGGGCAAGGACACAAAGTCGTCAATCAAACCGTGTTTTTCAATCAGCCCGATTGGCTGCAAAGAGAGTATCGCGGACATATCAGCCTTGATAGTGGCTCAAAGCTCTTTATCGAAAAAAATGCCGATGTCAAAGCAAATATCACACTTGATAACTCTACCCTAGAGTTTAATAGCAAAATGCTCTATATCGATAACAACGACAGCAAAAGCCTTAATCAAAGCATACAGAATCAAACCCTTGGCAATGGTAACCCAAAAGACACTATCACCTATAAAGGCGATATAATCGCAAAAAATAGCTCAAAGATAGAGTCCAAAAATGGTATCAAAAGCTTTGAAGCAAGTGTGTATTTGGATAAATCTACCTTTGACGCAAAGCAAGATGATATAAAGCTCCTAGCAGGTGGGCTTACCTTGCTTAATGGCAGCACCTTTAGCGCAAAGTCCTTAAAGGTAGAGGGCATAGAAAGCTTGATATGGATAGATAAGGATTCTAGCCTAAGCGCAAGTAGCATTACTATCACAAATAGCCCCTTTACTGCGCTATACACCGCTAAAGAAGACTTTAGCAAAAGCAATGCTACAACACCTACTGCTAAAAGTGCGGATTCTAGCTCAACCGCCCAAGCAAATCCCACAATCACTGCTACAAACTCCACACTCTATATCGCCAAAGACTCCAAAATCCCTAGCATAAGCCTACAAAGCAACTCTAAAGTATGGTTTGAGTATATGAGCGATAGCACGAGCTTAAGCAAGATCAATTTTGCTAGCAATGGCGGTAGTAATACCATAATGGCACAGACTCTCCACCACGCACAAGGGCAGAATATGGCGTGGAAAAATGGAAATGGCACAAGCGGTAGCAGTAGCGCGATAGCAAGCCTTAGTATCACAGATATGCTACACCTTAGCAATGTCGGCGACACAAGCGGCACAAATAACGGCAACGGCAGCACAAGCTCCGCAAACACTAGCGATGACAATCGCTTCCTAGCCCTAGATTTACCAAACACTACCCTACACTTTGCTAGCAATGCGCGTGTGTGGGTGGAGTTTGCCAAGACACACGATGAGCTCTTTACTGATACGACTCTAAACCACGATGGCAGCAAGCTCTATCCAATGCTAAAGGCTAAAAAGCTAGAGACACAGGGCGATCTTATCGTGGGCTTTGCTGGGCAGACTAGCCGCAGCACGAGACAGGCTGTGGCTACGCACACAAGCACGGGCATAGACATAAGCTTCACAGATATAAATCAAGTCGATCCTAGCAAAATCCTAGCCGACATCAGCAAAACACTGCCGAGCATAAAGGACATAGATTCTAGGCAAAAAATCTTGCTAGATAGCCTGCTGCAAGCACAGAGAGATCATCAGCTTGTGCTTGATGCGGCGTTTAATAAGCATAGCATAGCAGCGGCTACGCAGCTGCTACAAGGTATCCAAAAGATTGATAGCAATGCCAAGCAAATCGCCAAAAATGTCAGCCAAGATGCCAATCTAGCCCTAATCAACGAGCAGCACAATATCATCACAAACCGCATAAGCACCCTTAGACTTAGTCGCAAAGACGCGCCGCTAAGTCAAGCCATCCGCCTTGCATCGCTTAAAAGCGATGTGCCAGATAAGTCGCTCACAAGGGCGGCTTTAAGCGAGCCGCTGCGCAATAATGTGTGGGCAAATGCCGGTGGAGGGTATCTCAATGGCGCCGGTGGTAGCGCAAGTAGCGGCTATCTAGCATACACTAGCACCAATATGGGCTATGATAGGAGCTTTGGCAGTGGGGAGAAAAGCTGGGTAGCAGGGGGGTTACTAAGCTTTGGCGCGAGCTTTGGGAGCAATAGCGTATATAGTGAAAATGCGATGAACTATGGGGCTGGGCTATACACTGCGATGAAGCTTTGGGCAAATGAGCTGCAGCTTGATATGAGCTATGTCGCAAGCCTAAGCCAAAAATCCGCGCAAAATATAAGCAAGATCGAGTCGCTTAATCATAGCGTGGGGGTCAATGCTGTGTATAAATACGCCTTTGAAATAGGCAGGAGCAATGCGATAAAGCCGGTGCTAGGGCTAGAGTATGTGGCAAATATGATGGGGGGATATACACTAGATCTGCTAAGGGTCAATGACTATACCTACTACGCGCTAAGTGGGCTTGCTGGGCTTGAGTATGCCTATACAAACAAGAGCTTTTTCTTTAGCATTCGTGGGGCTGGGAAAAAGGCTTTTGCAAGGGCTGGCGATGTGCAAGTGGGGATAGATGGGGCAAATCGCTTTGTCGGCTATGGGCTGCAGAGTGATGAGATGATATATAAGCTTGATTGGACGGGGGACTATAAGGTGGGTGCGCTGACTTTGGGGGCGGCGGCGAATTTGCAGGCGACGATGAGCGGGAGGGTGGGGGTGAGCGGGCTAGTGAAAATAGAATACAGATTCTAG